ATTTGGGACAGCAGGGATACGGAAGTGAAGAAGCAAGAATGAATGAAGTGGCGGATGTTGTGGAATATGAACTAAACAGACACGGACTTGTAACTGCTAGGAATAATCCGAGCATGACTTTGGCACAGGTCGTAGAGGACTCTAATAATATAAATCCAAGGGTCCATGTTGCCCTTCATTCAAATGCGGCAAACGGAGAAGCGAGAGGTGCGGAGATTTATACCCATCGTTTCGGAGGAGAGGGCGAAGCTCTTGCGAGAGATATTTATCCTTATTTGGAAGCTTTGACTCCAACTGAAGATTTGGGAGTTAAAGAAGGAAGGCTTTCTTTCGGCGGGAAAGGTATGTATGAGCTTAAAAATACAACGGCTCCGGCAGTTCTTGCTGAAATAGGTTTTCACGATAATCCCGAGGAAAGTGATTTCATTATAAATAACGTATATGAATACGGAAGAGATATTTCAAAGGGGATACTTGATTACTTCGGAATTCCATACAATGAAGACAGTGAAGAAAATATTTCTTACTTAAGAAACAGATATAACGGAAATTATTTTGAATAAAAAATGTCCTTTTTTAAAATAATAAAATAAAAAAGGATAAATGAAATGGATAATAGTATTAGATTATTGGAGTTTATATTTAAAAATGCTAAAATGGGGAGCGAAACCATTGAGGATTTAATTGACATCAATGAAGATTTAAAATTCAGAGATGAATTGATTTACGAAAAAGAAACTTATGACGATTTTGTAAGTAAAGTAAATAAACTTATGAAGAAAATGGGTAAAGAAGCGAAGGATCTATCATTTTTCACGGAAATGCAAAGCTATTTAATGATAAAAATGGAAACATTAAAAGATAAATCTTCGGAACATATTGCGGGGATGCTAATGCAGGGAAGTACCATGGGTATAGTTCAAATAACGAAAAAATTAAGAGAATATAAAGACAGCGATAAAGATGTAGTAAAATTGGCAGAAAGACTTCTTGAAATCGAAGAAAAGAATTTTTATGAACTTAAAAAGTATCTATAAAAGAATGAGCTATTTATTTAGCTCATTTTTTATTTGATTTTTAAATATTTTAAATTTTAAAGTAGATATGGTTTAATAATCGGATTTACATATTTTTATGGATAAGCTCATATATTAAAAAGATGAAAAGAAAAAAGTTAAATAAAAAAAATAGAATATTATATAAAAATTTATTTTTCGTATTTTTAAATATTATATTTGTGGTTATAACCGTTTGGAGTTATGGGTTTAAATTTCAGGATATGTTTTATTTGTTCAATAATGAATTTATAGTATCAGATAATGATTCTAAAATCACAAAATATAAAAAAGAAAAGAGAGGATTTATAAAACCGGTTGAAGGAACGATAACGAGTCCTTTTTCTTATAGGATACATCCCATATATAAAAAGAAGAAAATGCACACGGGTATTGATATAGGTGCCCAATGGCATGATAAAATAAAAGCTGCTGCAGACGGAACGATAGTAGAAACAGGTCTTGATAAAGGCGGGTATGGTAATTACATAAAGATAAAACATGAATATGATATACATACTTTTTATGCTCACCTTTCAAAGGTATATGTTAAAAAAGGACAAAAGGTAAAACAGGGAGATGTGATAGGAAGAGAGGGGGGAGACCCCGTAAAAGACAAAAATCCGGGTTCTACGACTGGACATCATCTTCACTTTGAAGTCAGGACATCCACTGATGTGAAGGATGTTATAAATCCTTTGATTTTTGTAGATTATAAATAGATAAAAAAAGACAGAGTGAATTTCACTTTGTCTTTTTTATTATAAAAATAAAGGTTATAATACAGTATGATTAAATATTTTAAAGTTTTAATTAATATATTTAATATTTTAATTAAATATATTAATATTTATATTGACATTTTTAATATTTTGTATTATATTTGTATTAAAGAGAAAGGGCGTGAATGTATGAAAAAAGTTATTAGTCGCTGTCCGGTATGTAACAGCGAGCTTGCAGTAACAAGACTTAAATGCGATTCCTGCGAAACGGTAATAGAAAATAGTTTCAGACTCAGTAAATTTGACTATCTTTCCGATGAAGATTTGTATTTTGCAGAAACTTTTATAAGATGCAGAGGAAATATCAAAGAAGTTGAAAAGGAACTTGGTATCTCATATCCGACAGTACGTGCTAAATTGGATTCGGTAATAAAAAAACTCGGATACGAAACAGAAACGAATGAAGAGTCGGCAAAGAAAGAGGAAGTATTAAGAGCACTCGAAAACGGAGAAATAACAGCTGAACAAGCAATTGAACAGTTAAAATAA
The DNA window shown above is from Anaerofustis stercorihominis DSM 17244 and carries:
- a CDS encoding N-acetylmuramoyl-L-alanine amidase family protein, translated to MVDVYISPSVQHFNLGQQGYGSEEARMNEVADVVEYELNRHGLVTARNNPSMTLAQVVEDSNNINPRVHVALHSNAANGEARGAEIYTHRFGGEGEALARDIYPYLEALTPTEDLGVKEGRLSFGGKGMYELKNTTAPAVLAEIGFHDNPEESDFIINNVYEYGRDISKGILDYFGIPYNEDSEENISYLRNRYNGNYFE
- a CDS encoding M23 family metallopeptidase, whose product is MFNNEFIVSDNDSKITKYKKEKRGFIKPVEGTITSPFSYRIHPIYKKKKMHTGIDIGAQWHDKIKAAADGTIVETGLDKGGYGNYIKIKHEYDIHTFYAHLSKVYVKKGQKVKQGDVIGREGGDPVKDKNPGSTTGHHLHFEVRTSTDVKDVINPLIFVDYK
- a CDS encoding DUF2089 domain-containing protein, which encodes MKKVISRCPVCNSELAVTRLKCDSCETVIENSFRLSKFDYLSDEDLYFAETFIRCRGNIKEVEKELGISYPTVRAKLDSVIKKLGYETETNEESAKKEEVLRALENGEITAEQAIEQLK